A single genomic interval of Helicoverpa armigera isolate CAAS_96S chromosome 22, ASM3070526v1, whole genome shotgun sequence harbors:
- the Dna2 gene encoding DNA replication ATP-dependent helicase/nuclease DNA2, with amino-acid sequence MPRALSLKKTAGPSKTQKSITDFLKNAANSGSLKPAKPEKQEDNIENKRVKRKAPSPSSKDDTDVNGSSTNGISNHDDNKHTPKKIKTETNRHNCSPTKNNNQMNKSPNKENISDKRISPKKIIMIDLVDNKRNNENIDNLNVNNKKTHPIIEDNQKELEDIISLCNESCVKNGDNSEENIILGSVTPIKQSQCKSNISPTKTLKKSPLQELFSSPTNVLSGEPIVKDLDFSTEDICDDFVDDWGVDDIEEDCVEDLDLNTIQRCEILKVTTNTSRTELRLKNSEDKKATCFVEGIWCDTPLIPGDTVSILASRDSSGSYSITNSSGLLVLRPDHLVSSTSVVAGVFCKRKAVLQERWRGLDSANMAMTTGILIHELVQKALTEKITSIEQLRSITDVIIKEAVERLYDAGLSEEEARNNIYKYIPPLADFINTYVAEKPPTVAHVKKDKKNWSGHIDKILDIEENLCCPKLGLKGKIDATVQVTIHERNGRQRAVVPLELKSGKASMSAEHRGQLVLYGMMLNLQNCEDPTQAAQRGLLLYLKDGVELREVSCGYPERRDLVMLRNQLVQYLTPSPQSVDPESLVDIEEASIMLQQKLPEPVDHHNACSKCPYLTLCSLHLWHTDGPSVSESHPLTKLRTEALGHLTPKHIQYFLHWTALLKMEETGQMVASPLHALWTDSVEKRVKRGTCAGNLKLIAVTYLEDRYLHIFHRKTDDRGVNEVKSNKGPQEGEFSIVSIENRPWIAAGVVTVSNSKEIHIFLERDVSSRLHKDTVYHIDTYESYATTVQNLTNLGVLMEDSERADRLRKLIIDKESPTFEGKLPREVGRLGTRLMRSLNVQQQRAVLKCVAARDYALMRGLPGTGKTQTISVLIQMLVALKQRVLVTAHTHSAVDTVLSRLPESLRVMRLGSSSRVAAALQKRSEQALTADCDTPEKLAALYDSMDVVGVTCLGAAHAMLTKTTFDLCIVDEATQVLQCTVLRPLFAAKRFVLVGDPDQLPPVVRSRAARRLGMEESLFHRLMCEEATSTLQLQYRMNQALADIANRVAYDNRLKCANENIAQACLSIDVLKIPELSDSPWLSTACSPEQQHAALFLDVEAVDVGQGVPDTKNSCANPIEACVVIALVEALKKGNVKPSDIGVIAPYRDQVSLLRRSLSHHSVEVSTVDQFQGRDKSVIIYSCTKRLDSKSDDKKVKEGEVLNDQRRLAVSVTRAKHKLLIVGNSMALRRYAPLQKLIQTCTIVHLDKHIVNKLCNKYKMHVTL; translated from the exons ATGCCTAGAgctttaagtttaaaaaag ACGGCTGGTCCTTCTAAAACCCAAAAATCTATaacagattttcttaaaaatgctGCCAACAGTGGCAGTCTGAAGCCAGCTAAACCTGAGAAACAAGAAGATAACATTGAAAACAAACGGGTTAAAAGAAAGGCGCCGTCTCCCAGCTCTAAAGATGATACTGATGTAAATGGGTCATCCACCAACGGTATTTCAAATCATGACGATAATAAACACACACCGAAGAAAATTAAGACTGAAACTAACAGACATAACTGTTCaccaactaaaaataataatcagatGAACAAGTCaccaaacaaagaaaacatatcTGATAAAAGAATTTCTCCAAAGAAGATCATTATGATTGACTTAGTagataacaaaagaaataatgaaaatatagataatcttaatgtaaataacaaaaaaacacatcCCATTATTGAAGATAATCAAAAAGAACTTGAAGATATCATCAGTTTGTGTAATGAATCATGTGTTAAAAATGGTGATAACTCAGAAGAGAACATTATATTAGGATCTGTGACTCCAATAAAACAGTCACAGTGCAAAAGTAATATTAGTCCTACTAAAACTCTTAAGAAAAGCCCTCTAcaag AGTTATTCAGTTCACCAACCAATGTGTTGTCTGGTGAACCTATTGTAAAAGACCTGGATTTCAGTACAGAAGATATTTGTGATGACTTTGTTGATGATTGGGGAGTGGATGATATTGAAGAg GATTGTGTTGAAGACCTAGATCTCAATACAATTCAGCGCTGTGAAATACTTAAAGTTACAACAAATACTTCAAGAACAGAATTGAGGCTCAAAAATAGTGAAGACAAGAAAGCAACGTGTTTTGTTGAAGGGATATG GTGTGACACCCCCCTAATACCAGGAGATACTGTCAGTATACTGGCATCACGAGACTCCAGTGGTTCCTACAGCATAACAAACTCATCAGGCCTGCTAGTGTTGCGCCCAGACCATCTAGTGTCCAGCACTAGTGTTGTGGCCGGCGTGTTCTGCAAGCGTAAGGCTGTGCTGCAGGAGCGGTGGAGAGGGCTGGACTCTGCTAATATGGCG ATGACAACAGGAATACTAATACACGAACTAGTCCAAAAAGCTCTCACTGAGAAGATAACATCTATAGAGCAACTGCGTTCTATAACCGACGTCATTATAAAGGAGGCGGTGGAAAGACTCTATGACGCCGGCTTGAGTGAGGAGGAAGCAAGGaataatatatacaaatatataccGCCTTTAGCCGACTTTATTAACACTTATGTTGCTGAAAAACCACCTACAGTTGCA cacgtcaaaaaagataaaaagaactGGTCTGGacatattgataaaatattagaCATTGAGGAGAATCTGTGTTGTCCAAAATTGGGACTTAAGGGGAAAATCGATGCAACGGTTCAAGTCACCATTCATGAAAGAAATG gtcGTCAACGGGCCGTAGTTCCTCTAGAACTGAAGAGTGGCAAGGCATCAATGTCGGCGGAGCACCGCGGTCAACTGGTTCTATACGGCATGATGCTAAACCTGCAGAACTGTGAGGACCCCACGCAGGCGGCGCAAAGAGGCTTACTGCTGTATttgaa GGATGGTGTTGAGTTACGTGAGGTGAGCTGTGGGTACCCAGAACGCCGCGACTTGGTGATGCTCCGTAATCAATTAGTTCAGTACCTTACGCCGTCCCCTCAGAGCGTTGACCCAG aGAGTCTGGTAGACATAGAAGAGGCGTCAATAATGCTACAACAGAAGCTGCCGGAGCCGGTGGACCATCACAACGCCTGCTCCAAGTGTCCCTACCTCACTCTATGCTCTTTGCATTTATG GCATACAGACGGCCCAAGCGTATCTGAGTCTCATCCCCTAACTAAACTACGTACAGAAGCTTTAGGCCACTTGACACCCAAGCATATACAATACTTTCTTCACTGGACCGCCTTACTCAAGATGGAAGAAACTGGGCAGATGGTGGCGTCTCCCTTACACGCGTTATGGACTGATAGTGTTGAAAAGAG AGTAAAGCGCGGTACATGCGCTGGTAACCTGAAATTGATAGCAGTAACCTATTTAGAAGACAGATATCTGCATATCTTTCATCGCAAGACTGACGATAGAG gTGTTAACGAGGTGAAGTCCAATAAAGGCCCACAAGAAGGAGAATTTTCTATAGTCAGCATAGAGAACCGTCCCTGGATAGCCGCAGGAGTTGTAACTGTATCCAATTCTAAGgagatacatatatttttagagAG GGATGTAAGTAGTCGTTTGCACAAAGACACAGTATATCACATAGATACATACGAATCGTACGCAACCACTGTACAGAATCTGACCAATTTAGGCGTTCTGATGGAGGATAGCGAACGAGCGGACAGACTTCGGAA GTTAATAATAGACAAGGAATCTCCCACTTTTGAGGGTAAACTCCCACGAGAAGTGGGCAGACTGGGCACTCGGCTGATGCGGAGCCTGAACGTGCAGCAGCAGCGGGCAGTGCTCAAGTGTGTCGCTGCCAGGGACTACGCGCTCATGCGGGGCTTGCCTGGCACTG GTAAGACGCAGACGATAAGCGTCCTCATACAGATGCTAGTCGCGCTGAAGCAGCGCGTACTCGTCACCGCGCACACGCACTCCGCCGTCGATACTGTGCTTAGCAG GTTACCAGAATCACTGCGTGTAATGCGCCTGGGCTCGTCAAGTCGCGTGGCCGCCGCGCTACAGAAGCGAAGCGAGCAAGCTCTCACCGCTGACTGCGATACTCCTGAAAAACTTGCCGCCTTGTATGATTCTATG GATGTAGTAGGAGTGACGTGCTTAGGAGCAGCTCACGCGATGCTCACCAAAACTACTTTCGACCTTTGCATCGTTGACGAGGCTACACAG gtGTTGCAATGTACGGTGTTACGGCCCTTATTCGCGGCGAAGAGATTTGTCCTAGTGGGAGACCCTGACCAGCTACCGCCCGTGGTCAGGAGTCGGGCGGCAAG ACGCCTAGGCATGGAGGAAAGTCTATTCCACAGACTGATGTGCGAAGAAGCGACGTCTACCTTACAACTGCAGTACCGCATGAACCAAGCGCTGGCCGACATTGCCAACCGCGTGGCCTATGACAACAGGCTCAAGTGTGCCAACGAGAACATCGCGCAAGCATGCTTGAGTATCGATGTGTTG AAAATCCCCGAACTATCAGACTCACCGTGGCTATCGACGGCGTGTAGTCCTGAACAGCAGCATGCAGCATTGTTCTTAGATGTGGAGGCTGTTGATGTGGGCCAAGGTGTTCCAGACACTAAGAACTCTTGCGCAAATCCCATTGAAGCTTGCGTTGTCATTGCCTTGGTAGAGGCTTTGAAAAAG GGCAACGTGAAACCTTCAGACATAGGAGTGATAGCTCCCTATAGAGACCAAGTGTCCCTTCTGCGTCGTTCTCTCTCCCACCACTCGGTGGAAGTCAGCACGGTAGACCAGTTTCAAGGCAGGGACAAGTCCGTCATCATATATTCTTGCACTAAACGACTGGATAGTAAAAGTGATGATAAGAAAGTTAAG GAAGGTGAGGTATTAAACGATCAGCGCCGTCTCGCCGTCAGTGTGACCCGAGCGAAGCACAAACTCCTTATAGTGGGCAACTCTATGGCTTTGCGTCGATACGCGCCACTACAGAAGCTCATACAAACCTGCACTATCGTCCATCTAGATAAACATATCGTGaacaaattatgtaataaatataaaatgcatgtaacatTATGA
- the LOC110370813 gene encoding probable 18S rRNA (guanine-N(7))-methyltransferase, which yields MSKRPEHQAPPEVFYNEDEARKYTQNSRIIDIQAQMTERCIELLLLPEDTPCLLLDIGCGSGLSGTVLEENGHMWIGMDISPAMLDVAKERETEGDLVLSDMGEGVPFRAGCFDGAVSVSALQWLFNADKKSHNPVKRLHQFFSSLYASLSRSARAVFQFYPENESQMDLVTSQAMKAGFYGGVVVDFPNSAKAKKFFLVLMTGGSAPLPQALGTDEADNNLQVKYAKREATRNIRGKPLKNSRSWIIEKKERRRKQGKDTKPDTKYTGRKRSGRF from the exons ATGTCGAAGAGGCCAGAGCATCAAGCACCGCCTGAAGTT ttCTACAATGAAGATGAGGCCCGAAAATACACACAAAA TTCGCGTATTATTGATATCCAGGCACAGATGACAGAACGCTGCATAGAGTTACTACTGTTACCAGAAGATACTCCGTGCCTCCTTCTCGACATAGGATGCGGTTCCGGCCTGTCTGGAACAGTGTTAGAAGAAAATGGACACATGTGGATTGGCATGGACATATCACCTGCAatgttag ATGTAGCAAAAGAAAGAGAGACTGAAGGTGATCTAGTGCTATCAGACATGGGTGAAGGAGTACCATTCAGAGCAGGCTGCTTTGATGGTGCAGTTTCTGTGTCAGCCTTGCAATGGCTTTTCAATGCTGATAAGAAGTCCCACAATCCTGTCAAGAGGCTTCATCAGTTCTTTAGTTCTCTTTATGCCTCTTTG TCCAGATCAGCCAGAGCAGTATTCCAGTTCTACCCAGAGAATGAGAGTCAAATGGACCTTGTCACTTCTCAGGCCATGAAGGCTGGCTTCTATGGAGGTGTTGTTGTAGACTTTCCTAATTCTGCCAAAGCCAAGAAGTTCTTCTTGGTGTTAATGACTGGAGGGTCTGCACCACTACCTCAAGCACTAG GTACAGATGAAGCAGATAATAATCTCCAGGTGAAGTATGCTAAAAGAGAAGCCACAAGGAACATCAGAGGAAAGCCACTCAAAAACTCAAGATCCTGGATCATAGAGAAAAAAGAAAGGAGAAGAAAACAAGGCAAAGACACAAAGCCTGACACAAAATACACAGGCAGGAAAAGAAGTGGTCGcttttag
- the LOC110370811 gene encoding ATP-dependent RNA helicase Ddx1, which translates to MTAFEEFGVLPELGKAIEEMDWTLPTDVQAEAIPLILGGGDVLMAAETGSGKTGAFCLPILQIVWETLKDLQEGKTSKIIQTVSSEWTMSFFDRTDALAVTPDGLRCQSRDPKGWHGCRATKGVHSKGAYYYEATVTDEGLCRVGWSTQAARLDLGTDRLGFGFGGTGKKSNAKNFDDYGAPYGMNDVIGCLLNLNTGDISYTKNGEPLGVAFNLSPERRGDTYFPAVVLKNAEMSFNFGKMPFKYPPTGDYVAIINAPKDRVKPNVVSSDSAVEATPANNAPRSIIIEPSRELAEQTCNQITKFKKYLDNPKVRELLVVGGINVKDQINALNAGIDIVVGTPGRLEDLIQGGYLALTHCRFFVLDEADGLLKAGYGELIERLHRQIPKITSDGRRLQMVVCSATLHAFEVKKMAEKLMHFPTWVDLKGEDAVPETVHHVVVNVDPQKDRLWETLRKHVQTDGVHSKDNIRSGNTTPETLSEAVKLLKGEYCIRAIREHKMDRAIIFCRTKLDCDNLERYLKSYGNEFSCVCLHGDRKPAERKGNLEKFKTSQVKFLICTDVAARGIDISGLPFMINVTLPDEKSNYVHRIGRVGRAERMGLAISLVSTVPEKVWYHGEWCSSRGRNCWNTNLTDDHPRGCCMWYNEPQYLADIEDHLTITIQQISNDMKVPANEFDGKVTYGQKRLQTGTGYQDHVTQMAPVVKSLQELESQAQLYYLKMHHNVTIA; encoded by the exons ATGACGGCATTCGAAGAGTTCGGTGTCCTCCCCGAGCTGGGGAAGGCCATCGAGGAGATGGACTGGACACTACCAACAGATGTCCAGGCTGAAGCCATACCGCTCATCTTAGGCGGTGGTGACGTGCTTATGGCTGCTGAGACTGGCAGCGGAAAGACTGGCGCCTTCTGTTTGCCCATCCTGCAGATAGTATGGGAGACGTTAAAAGATCTACAAGAGGGGAAGACGAGTAAGATTATACAAACAGTTTCGTCAGAATGGACGATGTCTTTTTTTGACCGCACAGACGCGCTAGCTGTAACGCCGGATGGTCTGAGGTGCCAGTCCCGGGATCCGAAAGGCTGGCACGGCTGCAGGGCCACCAAGGGCGTACATAGCAAGGGAGCTTATTACTATGAAGCCACTGTGACCGATGAGGGTCTGTGCCGTGTAGGCTGGTCCACACAGGCG GCAAGACTGGATCTTGGTACAGACCGCCTAGGCTTTGGTTTTGGAGGCACAGGCAAGAAGTCAAATGCCAAAAACTTTGATGACTATGGTGCACCATATGGAATGAATGATGTAATAG gaTGTCTACTGAACTTGAACACTGGTGATATCAGTTACACAAAGAATGGGGAGCCTCTTGGAGTTGCCTTTAACCTGTCACCAGAGAGACGAGGTGACACATACTTCCCTGCTGTGGTACTGAAGAATGCTGAGATGAGCTTTAACTTCGGCAAGATGCCATTCAAg tacCCGCCAACAGGGGACTACGTAGCCATCATCAATGCGCCCAAAGACCGCGTGAAGCCAAACGTGGTGTCATCAGACAGCGCGGTCGAAGCCACGCCGGCTAACAATGCACCTAGATCCATTATCATTGAG CCTTCAAGAGAGTTGGCAGAGCAGACCTGCAATCAGATAACGAAGTTCAAGAAGTACCTGGACAACCCAAAGGTTCGCGAGCTGCTAGTGGTAGGCGGTATTAACGTGAAGGATCAAATCAATGCGCTTAATGCCGGTATTGATATAGTTGTGGGCACCCCTGGCCGGTTGGAGGATCTTATTCAAGGAG GTTACTTAGCTCTCACACATTGTCGTTTCTTCGTCCTGGACGAGGCGGATGGTCTCCTCAAGGCTGGGTATGGCGAACTCATTGAGCGCCTGCACCGACAGATACCCAAGATCACCTCTGATGGTCGACGACTGCAGATGGTTGTGTGTTCCGCTACTTTACACGCTTTTGAAGTTAAGAAAATGGCG GAGAAGTTAATGCACTTCCCTACATGGGTGGACCTGAAGGGTGAGGACGCGGTGCCAGAGACCGTGCACCACGTGGTTGTCAACGTCGATCCGCAGAAGGACCGCCTTTGGGAGACTCTGCGCAA ACACGTGCAGACCGATGGCGTGCACTCTAAAGACAACATTCGCAGTGGCAACACCACGCCTGAGACGCTGTCGGAGGCCGTCAAGTTACTCAAGGGAGAGTACTGCATCCGCGCCATCAGGGAACATAAGATGGACAG AGCCATAATCTTCTGCCGCACAAAGTTAGACTGCGACAATTTAGAACGCTATCTAAAGTCGTACGGCAACGAGTTCTCCTGCGTCTGTTTACACGGTGACCGCAAACCGGCGGAACGTAAAGGCAACTTGGAGAAGTTCAAGACTAGCCAGGTCAAGTTCCTGATATGTACCGATGTAGCTGCCAGGGGTATTGATATCTCTGGATTGCCGTTCA tgatTAACGTGACTCTGCCCGATGAGAAGTCAAACTACGTGCATCGTATTGGTCGTGTAGGACGTGCGGAGCGCATGGGTCTGGCAATCAGTCTAGTCTCCACCGTGCCAGAGAAG GTATGGTACCACGGCGAGTGGTGCTCGTCTCGCGGTCGCAACTGCTGGAACACCAACCTGACGGACGACCATCCTCGAGGCTGCTGCATGTGGTACAATGAGCCACAG TATCTAGCCGACATCGAAGACCACCTGACGATCACGATCCAGCAGATCAGCAACGACATGAAGGTGCCTGCCAATGAGTTCGACGGCAAGGTCACGTACGGACAGAAAAGGCTACAGACCGGCACTGGATACCAG GATCACGTGACCCAGATGGCGCCAGTAGTGAAGTCTCTGCAAGAACTGGAGTCGCAGGCGCAGCTCTACTATCTTAAAATGCACCATAACGTGACTATcgcttaa
- the LOC110370814 gene encoding ATP synthase subunit C lysine N-methyltransferase, translated as MELELLQGSESKSPTNLSSTGKALIYVTGGLAVGVSIICIPFTAPALRKVCLPYVPATTEQLLGITKALAGRSGKLLDVGSGDGRIVFTAAKLGFQADGVELNPWLVYYSRIASLLNPECRSSKFYRRDLWKFDLKPYNNIVIFGVEQMMTDFEKKLLAETNSDTVIVACRFPLPNMIPVETIGSGIDTVWKYVVKR; from the coding sequence atggAGTTAGAGCTACTCCAGGGCTCGGAATCTAAGAGTCCAACAAATCTCTCGTCTACAGGAAAAGCACTCATATACGTAACTGGAGGCCTAGCGGTTGGTGTCAGTATTATTTGCATACCGTTTACAGCTCCAGCGCTGAGAAAAGTATGTTTGCCTTACGTTCCTGCTACCACCGAACAACTCCTTGGAATTACCAAAGCTCTGGCAGGTCGAAGTGGTAAACTGTTGGATGTAGGGTCGGGTGATGGAAGGATTGTATTTACAGCTGCTAAACTGGGATTTCAAGCAGATGGAGTAGAATTAAATCCATGGCTTGTATACTATTCCCGAATCGCATCATTATTAAATCCAGAGTGCAGAAGCAGCAAGTTTTACCGGCGTGATTTATGGAAGTTTGACTTAAAGCCCTACAACAATATAGTCATATTTGGTGTTGAGCAGATGATGACAGACTTTGAGAAGAAGTTGCTTGCAGAAACAAACTCTGACACTGTCATAGTAGCTTGCAGATTTCCCCTGCCTAACATGATTCCTGTGGAAACTATTGGAAGTGGTATTGATACAGTTTGGAAATATGTTGTAAAAAGATAA